One genomic window of Gallaecimonas sp. GXIMD4217 includes the following:
- a CDS encoding class I SAM-dependent methyltransferase, which produces MIFCPLCQHHSQPFSEDRRRAYFRCPACALVFADPAQRPTAAEEKAIYDTHENSPDDAGYRRFLGRLAQPLLDRLAPASQGLDYGCGPGPTLSLMLREAGHGMALYDPLYAPDEQVLDRQYDFVTCTEVVEHFHQPGRDWPRLVSLVRSGGWLGIMTKLVINAERFKAWHYKNDPTHVSFYSEATFDWLARRFDLTLTRVDQDVLLLQKR; this is translated from the coding sequence ATGATTTTCTGCCCCCTCTGCCAGCACCACAGCCAGCCCTTCAGCGAGGACCGCCGCCGCGCCTATTTCCGCTGCCCGGCCTGTGCCCTGGTGTTTGCCGATCCGGCCCAAAGGCCGACGGCGGCCGAGGAAAAGGCCATCTACGATACCCATGAGAACAGCCCGGACGACGCCGGCTACCGGCGCTTCCTGGGCCGCCTGGCCCAGCCGCTGCTGGACAGGCTGGCCCCCGCCAGCCAGGGCCTGGACTATGGTTGCGGACCCGGGCCGACCCTGTCGCTGATGCTGCGGGAGGCCGGCCACGGCATGGCCCTCTATGATCCCCTGTACGCCCCGGATGAACAGGTGCTGGACCGGCAATACGACTTCGTCACCTGTACCGAGGTGGTGGAGCACTTCCACCAGCCGGGCCGGGACTGGCCCAGGCTGGTGTCCCTGGTCAGGTCCGGCGGCTGGCTGGGCATCATGACCAAGCTGGTGATCAATGCCGAGCGCTTCAAGGCCTGGCATTACAAGAATGATCCCACCCATGTCAGCTTCTACAGCGAGGCCACCTTCGACTGGCTGGCCAGGCGCTTCGACTTGACGTTGACCCGGGTGGACCAAGATGTACTCCTGCTGCAGAAAAGGTAG
- the yihI gene encoding Der GTPase-activating protein YihI produces the protein MTRKKKTRKTSTIGAAKKPDGAKTSASGRVRKPGKGLKSGSRHNPEQKKAGSRGGQGRRGLQDPRLGSTKPVALVKPGQAQATLVPQAPKAEAKPKPAAPQEQDKAALLEQLENDARLNALLERLEAGEELSQAEEDYVESVTDRIEQLMDELGLTDEDDDEALFEDLGFDEEDLR, from the coding sequence ATGACCCGTAAGAAGAAAACACGCAAGACCAGCACCATAGGTGCCGCCAAGAAACCCGATGGCGCCAAGACCAGCGCCTCCGGCCGCGTCCGTAAGCCCGGCAAGGGCCTCAAGAGCGGCAGCCGCCACAACCCCGAGCAGAAGAAGGCCGGGAGCAGGGGCGGCCAGGGCAGGCGCGGTCTCCAGGATCCCCGCCTCGGCTCCACCAAGCCGGTGGCCCTGGTCAAGCCGGGCCAGGCCCAGGCCACCCTGGTGCCCCAGGCGCCCAAGGCCGAAGCCAAGCCCAAACCGGCCGCGCCCCAGGAGCAGGACAAGGCCGCCCTGCTCGAGCAGCTGGAAAACGATGCCCGCCTCAACGCCCTGCTGGAGCGCCTGGAGGCCGGCGAGGAGCTCAGCCAGGCCGAGGAGGACTATGTGGAGTCGGTCACCGACCGCATAGAACAGCTGATGGACGAGCTGGGCCTGACCGACGAGGACGACGACGAGGCGCTGTTCGAGGATCTCGGCTTTGACGAAGAGGATCTGAGATGA
- a CDS encoding DUF2489 domain-containing protein: protein MSLWYGLAVLGLAIILGLAFYAGRLLMQLKAQKEARTAAIAKRNGKLLDSIHIIAKAMLEEQCGYSEGAIRIRVLLDHLQPAKDFSGDFPALFDLYERVKDLPTHEARKKYPKQEIRRQDREREGWEKELAEAIKAESEQLKDLVH, encoded by the coding sequence ATGAGCCTCTGGTACGGACTTGCCGTCCTGGGCCTGGCCATCATCCTGGGCCTGGCCTTCTATGCCGGCCGCCTGCTGATGCAGCTCAAGGCCCAGAAGGAGGCCAGGACCGCCGCCATCGCCAAGCGCAACGGCAAGCTGCTGGACAGCATCCACATCATCGCCAAGGCCATGCTGGAAGAGCAGTGCGGCTATTCCGAAGGTGCCATCCGCATCAGGGTGCTGCTGGATCACCTGCAGCCGGCCAAGGACTTCAGTGGCGACTTCCCGGCCCTGTTCGACCTCTACGAGCGGGTCAAGGATCTGCCCACCCACGAGGCCCGCAAGAAGTATCCCAAGCAGGAGATCCGCCGCCAGGACCGCGAGCGCGAAGGCTGGGAGAAGGAACTGGCCGAGGCCATCAAGGCCGAATCCGAACAGCTCAAGGACCTGGTCCACTAA
- the hemN gene encoding oxygen-independent coproporphyrinogen III oxidase, with translation MAELLSFDADLIGRYDMSGPRYTSYPTALSFHTEVTRDNWQQAITTSGTDKLSLYVHIPFCHKLCYYCGCNKVITRHNHKADTYLDHLEQEILAQAPLFARHQVHQLHLGGGTPTFLTRSQMTRLMTMLRDNFRFVDDFEGAIEVDPRAVQLDDMAFLADIGFNRVSFGVQDFDKRVQEAVNRVQDEDHIRALVMASREAGFGSINLDLIYGLPFQNAEQFAVTLHKAVELDADRLSVFNYAHMPSRFPAQAKIKEDTLPTPAEKLDIFATTINVLTGAGYHFVGMDHFAKQDDELALAQKEGRLHRNFQGYTTDGDCDLLGLGVSAISQVNGFYAQNEKVLKDYQARTESDGHALTKGYQMSEDDQIRATAIRRLLCNLWLEWDRLDADFGIDSRAYFEEEIGLLDAMERDGLLSREAKGIRIHQRGRLLVRSIAMTFDAHLKQNIKRHRFSRII, from the coding sequence ATGGCTGAACTGCTTTCCTTCGACGCCGACCTGATCGGCCGTTACGACATGAGCGGCCCCCGCTACACCTCCTACCCCACGGCGCTGTCCTTCCACACCGAGGTGACCCGGGACAACTGGCAGCAGGCCATCACCACCTCCGGCACCGACAAGCTGTCGCTGTACGTGCACATCCCCTTCTGCCACAAGCTCTGCTACTACTGCGGCTGCAACAAGGTGATCACCCGCCACAACCACAAGGCGGACACCTACCTGGATCACCTGGAGCAGGAGATCCTTGCCCAGGCGCCGCTGTTCGCCCGGCACCAGGTGCACCAGCTGCACCTGGGCGGCGGCACCCCCACCTTCCTGACCCGCTCCCAGATGACCCGGCTGATGACCATGCTCAGGGACAACTTCCGGTTCGTGGACGACTTCGAAGGCGCCATAGAGGTGGATCCCCGGGCGGTGCAGCTCGACGACATGGCCTTTCTGGCCGACATCGGCTTCAACAGGGTCTCCTTCGGGGTCCAGGACTTCGACAAGCGGGTCCAGGAGGCGGTGAACCGGGTCCAGGACGAAGACCATATCCGCGCCTTGGTGATGGCCTCCCGGGAGGCCGGTTTCGGCTCCATCAACCTGGATCTCATCTACGGCCTGCCGTTCCAGAACGCCGAGCAGTTCGCCGTCACCCTGCACAAGGCGGTGGAGCTGGACGCCGACCGGCTCAGCGTCTTCAACTACGCCCACATGCCGTCGCGCTTCCCGGCCCAGGCCAAGATCAAGGAAGACACCCTGCCGACCCCGGCCGAGAAGCTGGATATCTTCGCCACCACCATCAATGTGCTGACCGGTGCCGGCTACCACTTCGTCGGCATGGACCACTTCGCCAAGCAGGACGACGAGCTGGCCCTGGCCCAGAAGGAAGGCCGGCTGCACCGCAACTTCCAGGGCTACACCACGGATGGCGACTGCGATCTGCTGGGCCTGGGCGTGTCCGCCATCAGCCAGGTGAACGGCTTCTACGCCCAGAACGAGAAGGTGCTGAAGGACTACCAGGCCAGGACCGAAAGCGACGGCCATGCCCTCACCAAGGGCTACCAGATGAGCGAGGACGACCAGATCCGCGCCACCGCCATCCGCCGCCTGCTCTGCAACCTCTGGCTGGAATGGGACCGCCTGGATGCGGACTTCGGCATCGACAGCCGCGCCTACTTCGAGGAGGAGATAGGCCTGCTGGACGCCATGGAGAGGGACGGCCTGCTGAGCCGCGAGGCCAAGGGCATCCGCATCCACCAGCGCGGCCGGCTGCTGGTGCGCTCCATCGCCATGACCTTCGATGCCCACCTCAAGCAGAACATCAAGCGCCACCGCTTCTCGCGGATCATCTGA
- the add gene encoding adenosine deaminase, which produces MIDPKLPLVDLHRHLDGNVRLATIIDLARQHNVALPADDEAGMKPHVHVIENEPSLVAFLAKLDWMVKVLGDLDACRRVAYENVEDAARVGIDYAELRFSPWYMAMTHGLPMEGVVEAVADGIRAGVRDFGVDVNLIGIMSRTFGAEQCQKELDAILANRDKLVAVDLAGDELGFPGPLFEQHFRQVKDSGLKVTVHAGEAAGAESVWHAIEKLGAVRIGHGVNSVQDPRLMAYLAEHRIGIESCLTSNVHTSTVSSYEAHPILKFLAAGVMVSLNTDDPGVSAVELDYEYNVAAPKAGLSQEQIRLCQQNGLAMAFIDEARRAELKAKKA; this is translated from the coding sequence ATGATTGACCCCAAACTGCCCCTGGTGGATCTGCATCGCCATCTCGACGGCAATGTGCGCCTGGCCACCATCATCGACCTGGCCCGTCAGCACAATGTGGCGCTGCCCGCCGATGACGAGGCGGGCATGAAGCCCCATGTGCACGTCATCGAGAACGAGCCCAGCCTGGTGGCCTTCCTGGCCAAGCTGGACTGGATGGTGAAGGTACTGGGCGATCTCGACGCCTGCCGCCGGGTGGCCTACGAGAACGTGGAGGACGCCGCCCGGGTGGGGATCGATTACGCCGAGCTGCGCTTCAGCCCCTGGTACATGGCCATGACCCATGGCCTGCCCATGGAAGGGGTGGTAGAGGCCGTGGCCGACGGCATCCGGGCCGGGGTGCGCGACTTCGGGGTGGACGTGAACCTGATCGGCATCATGAGCCGCACCTTCGGCGCCGAGCAGTGCCAGAAGGAGCTGGATGCCATACTGGCCAACCGCGACAAGCTGGTGGCGGTGGATCTGGCCGGCGACGAGCTGGGCTTCCCCGGCCCCCTGTTCGAACAGCATTTTCGCCAGGTCAAGGACAGCGGCCTCAAGGTCACCGTCCATGCCGGCGAGGCCGCCGGCGCCGAGTCGGTCTGGCACGCCATAGAGAAGCTGGGCGCGGTGCGCATCGGCCATGGCGTCAATTCGGTGCAGGATCCCAGGCTGATGGCCTACCTGGCCGAGCACCGCATCGGCATCGAGTCCTGCCTGACCTCCAACGTGCACACCTCCACGGTGAGCAGCTACGAGGCCCACCCCATACTGAAGTTCCTGGCCGCCGGCGTCATGGTCAGCCTGAACACCGACGATCCGGGCGTGTCCGCCGTGGAGCTGGACTACGAATACAATGTGGCGGCGCCCAAGGCCGGCCTGAGCCAAGAGCAGATCCGCCTCTGCCAGCAGAACGGCCTGGCCATGGCCTTCATCGACGAGGCCAGGCGCGCCGAGCTCAAGGCCAAGAAGGCCTGA
- a CDS encoding RMD1 family protein: MAIQSCLSLCLAETVNPDLLQFAYPSKRHKDTLHLAHPGGDCFLFDYGVLVSWGLDEAALEALLATLKPALDRPLARPPRDKISFETATGKLQISNDHLLLPQQDLLTKLACSHALAQSVKLETYEEQVQATIDGTSHIPETLAREGRVRLGRRQLARIRGSLHLARARVNLHYELLDKPDFFWDYPELEPAYGLLRENQELDSRLAILDKRQAVLGELLDILADEQQHNHSAVLEWVIIWLIAIEIIIFVVHDLIGWPGR, encoded by the coding sequence ATGGCCATCCAATCCTGCCTCAGCCTCTGCCTGGCGGAAACAGTCAATCCAGACCTATTGCAGTTCGCCTACCCCAGCAAGCGCCACAAGGATACCCTGCACCTGGCCCACCCGGGCGGCGACTGCTTCCTGTTCGACTACGGGGTACTGGTGAGCTGGGGCCTGGACGAGGCGGCCCTGGAGGCCCTGCTGGCCACCCTGAAGCCGGCCCTGGACAGGCCATTGGCCAGGCCCCCCCGGGACAAGATCAGCTTCGAAACCGCGACCGGCAAGCTGCAGATCAGCAACGACCACCTGCTGCTGCCCCAGCAGGATCTGCTCACCAAGCTGGCCTGCAGCCATGCCCTGGCCCAGTCGGTGAAGCTGGAAACCTACGAGGAGCAGGTGCAGGCCACCATAGACGGCACCAGCCACATCCCAGAGACCCTGGCCAGGGAAGGCCGGGTGCGGCTGGGCCGGCGCCAGCTGGCGCGGATCCGCGGCAGCCTGCACCTGGCCCGGGCCAGGGTCAACCTGCACTACGAGCTGCTGGACAAGCCGGACTTCTTCTGGGACTACCCGGAGCTGGAGCCGGCCTACGGCCTGCTGCGGGAGAACCAGGAGCTGGACAGCCGCCTGGCCATACTGGACAAGCGCCAGGCGGTGCTGGGTGAGCTGCTGGACATCCTCGCCGACGAGCAGCAGCACAACCACAGCGCGGTGCTGGAGTGGGTCATCATCTGGCTGATCGCCATCGAGATCATCATCTTCGTGGTCCACGACCTCATCGGCTGGCCGGGGCGCTGA